CTGTGCGGCATTGGTAGTTGAAGGCGAGGTTGACCAAAGCGAGGGCATGGGCGTTAGTCCCGATCTACAGGCCCAGGGCTATGCGCTGCTCTGCTGCTCCTATCCTCGCTCTGACCTAAAAATTGAGACCGAGAAGGAAGATACGGTCTATCACCTGCAGTTTGGTCAGTTTCAAAATAAAGCGTAACTGGACTAGGGCCTATCCCTAGACAGACCAGCGCTGCCAATCCACAGAAGGCGATCGCTAGACTGCTATGGTGACTCAGTTTGTGACGCTAGAACTCCCCCTCCCCCTAGTACAAGCCGAGCGGGTGACGGCCATTGAGCAGGCCCTCGCCGTTTATGGCGACCCGCTGCGCTGGGCAATTACCCAAGTGGATACGGATCGTCAGGTGGCGATCGTGGAAGCGGTGGTGGTGCAGGCTGCCCCTAGACAACAGAACGCATGACCTCCATCTCGATGCCCTACACAGCCATGCTGATCGTGCCCACCGGCGTCGGTGCCGCTATCGGTGGCTATGCCGGTGATGCTCTGCCCGTAGCACGAGCGATCGCCCAAGTGGTGGATTGCCTAATTACCCATCCCAATGTGCTCAACGGAGCCCAGCTCTACTGGCCCATCGCCAACGCCCTGTATGTGGAAGGCTACGGGCTCGATCAGGTGGCCCTCGGACGTTGGGGCCTGCGGCCGGTGCAGCAAAACCGCATTGGCCTGGTGTTGGACGCGGGCATAGAATCTGACCTGCGCTGGCGACAGTTGCAGGCGGCGGATGCGGCCCGTGCCACTCTGGGTCTGAGTTTAACTGACTATGTGGTCACGGATGCGCCCCTAGGGGTGTCGCTGCAAACGGCGGACTCAGGAGCCACCTGGGGCACCATTCAACGTCCCGATAGTCTCCTGCGGGCTGTGGAAGCGGCTATTCATCGCGGGGGAGCGGAGGCGATCGCTGTGGTAGCCCGTTTTCCCGATGACGTCGGTAGCGAGGCCCTCACCCAGTACCGTCAGGGCCAGGGCGTCGATCCCCTAGCGGGAGCAGAGGCGGTGATTAGCCACCTCGTGGTTAAAACCTTTCGGCTGCCCTGTGCCCATGCGCCGGCCCTGCAACCCCTGCCCTTAGATCCCAGCATTTCCCCTCGCTCAGCGGCGGAGGAGCTTGGCTATACCTTTTTACCCTGCGTGCTGGCTGGCTTAAGCCGCGCCCCGCAGTTTACCGATCGGGTTGATGCCCATAGCCTTTGGGCCAACCAAATTCAAACTCTGATTGCTCCCGACAGTGCCTGTGGTGGGGCCGCAGTGCTAGGCTTGAGTCAAACAGCCCGGCTGATTACCGTGGGTGACAACTCGACGATGATGCAAGCTTCTCCCGATACCTTGGGGCTTCCAGCTCTGCGAGTCGCGTCATACCTAGAAGCCATCGGGGCGATCGCTGCCGAGCGGGCCGGTGTCCATCTCGATGCGCTCACGCCCACCCTGTTACCCCTACGTCCGTTATAAGTCCCCCGTTGTCCACATCTGAACTGTCCTGTGAGTAAACCGTTGCCTCAAGAGCCAGAGTTTGAACCCCTTAGTCGCATCCAAATCTTGGCGGCCATGGGCGTCACGGCAATCCTATTGCTATTGGTGGCCCGGATCTGGCTTTGGCTAGATGATGGGACAATTTTGGAGGTGCAACTGTCGGTGTCGGCGATCGCCCTTGGTGTAGGCATTGGGCTGGGCATCACGGTGGCCAGCAGTCTGGTCTACCAACTTTGGCCCGCCTACCAATACAGCGCTGATCTCTATCTGAAGCTGGTGCTCAAACCCCTGATCTGGCCTGATTTGGTATGGCTAGGTATTTTGCCAGGGTTGAGCGAAGAGCTGCTGTTTCGCGGCGTGATGCTGCCGGCCCTAGGCTTCAATGGCGTGGCGGTGGTGGTATCCAGCCTTTGCTTTGGCGTGCTGCACTTCAGTGGTGTGCAGCAATGGCCCTACGTGATCTGGGCAACGACGGTGGGAGCCGTGCTGGGCTTCAGCGCCCTCGAAACCGGCAATCTGCTGATTCCCATCGTCGCTCATATGACCACGAATATGGTGTCGAGCCTGCTGTGGAAGCTTGAAAGTTAGGGGTCTAGCCCTAGCCCTTAACGGCGGCGCGACGCTGCTCTTGGCGATACTGGATCTGCTCCAAGTTGCCGAGGGGAATGGCGGCAATGAGGCTTTGGGTGTATGGCTTCTGGGGTGATTGATAAATCTGCTCAGCGGGGCCCAGTTCTTCGACCTTGCCTTGATTCATCACCATGATCCGATCGCTCATAAATTTCACCACCCCCAGATCGTGGGAAATGAAGATGTAGGTGAGCCCAAATTCGTCCTGCAGCTCTTTCAGCAGATTCAACACCTGCGCCTGCACAGAAACATCCAGAGCCGAGACCG
This sequence is a window from Leptolyngbya sp. CCY15150. Protein-coding genes within it:
- a CDS encoding CPBP family intramembrane glutamic endopeptidase, producing MSKPLPQEPEFEPLSRIQILAAMGVTAILLLLVARIWLWLDDGTILEVQLSVSAIALGVGIGLGITVASSLVYQLWPAYQYSADLYLKLVLKPLIWPDLVWLGILPGLSEELLFRGVMLPALGFNGVAVVVSSLCFGVLHFSGVQQWPYVIWATTVGAVLGFSALETGNLLIPIVAHMTTNMVSSLLWKLES
- a CDS encoding 2Fe-2S iron-sulfur cluster-binding protein → MAEYTVQIQHQGTTYTLQVPDNQTILSKALDEGLELPSSCNAGVCTTCAALVVEGEVDQSEGMGVSPDLQAQGYALLCCSYPRSDLKIETEKEDTVYHLQFGQFQNKA
- a CDS encoding DUF3326 domain-containing protein, which encodes MTSISMPYTAMLIVPTGVGAAIGGYAGDALPVARAIAQVVDCLITHPNVLNGAQLYWPIANALYVEGYGLDQVALGRWGLRPVQQNRIGLVLDAGIESDLRWRQLQAADAARATLGLSLTDYVVTDAPLGVSLQTADSGATWGTIQRPDSLLRAVEAAIHRGGAEAIAVVARFPDDVGSEALTQYRQGQGVDPLAGAEAVISHLVVKTFRLPCAHAPALQPLPLDPSISPRSAAEELGYTFLPCVLAGLSRAPQFTDRVDAHSLWANQIQTLIAPDSACGGAAVLGLSQTARLITVGDNSTMMQASPDTLGLPALRVASYLEAIGAIAAERAGVHLDALTPTLLPLRPL